The following are encoded in a window of Pseudomonas multiresinivorans genomic DNA:
- the mksE gene encoding Mks condensin complex protein MksE: MQINLTEMTQLAPIFRELFKGFHISRRDPELYSQLSNQQDAYRALFRSLGYELVCDTRGFYYFVPEQTGAQVNKTAQRLALFTFILVEHLADQGRDPLAVLDGGSIGRDELPPLLEKYRDLFLQAEVTTQEELEEKVMRRLTQLGFAAEDNGVYRFLPPIHRFLDVCLSVQQDRDLASNLHASEMQFTAPALMEEDDEPVVILESYANEPLEDSEDAIVVIDEPAAIAEEESEEDALARAIAEEQEAQA, from the coding sequence ATGCAGATTAATCTCACCGAAATGACCCAGCTCGCGCCGATCTTCCGCGAGCTGTTCAAGGGCTTCCACATCAGCCGCCGCGACCCGGAGCTGTACAGCCAGCTGTCCAACCAGCAGGACGCCTACCGCGCGCTGTTCCGCAGCCTGGGCTATGAACTGGTCTGCGATACCCGCGGCTTCTACTACTTCGTCCCCGAGCAGACCGGCGCCCAGGTGAACAAGACCGCCCAGCGCCTGGCGCTGTTCACCTTCATCCTGGTCGAACACCTCGCCGACCAGGGCCGCGACCCGTTGGCCGTGCTCGACGGCGGCAGCATCGGCCGCGACGAGCTGCCGCCACTGCTGGAGAAGTACCGCGACCTGTTCCTGCAGGCCGAAGTGACCACCCAGGAAGAACTGGAAGAGAAGGTCATGCGCCGCCTCACCCAGCTCGGCTTCGCCGCCGAGGACAACGGCGTGTACCGCTTCTTGCCGCCGATCCACCGCTTCCTCGACGTCTGCCTGTCGGTCCAGCAGGACCGCGACCTGGCCAGCAACCTGCACGCCAGCGAAATGCAGTTCACTGCGCCCGCGCTGATGGAAGAGGACGATGAGCCGGTGGTGATCCTCGAGTCCTACGCCAACGAACCACTGGAAGACAGCGAAGACGCCATCGTGGTGATCGACGAACCCGCTGCCATCGCGGAAGAAGAGAGCGAAGAAGACGCCCTCGCCCGCGCCATCGCCGAAGAACAGGAGGCCCAGGCATGA
- the mksB gene encoding Mks condensin complex protein MksB, giving the protein MIDPRRVLRALAEHWVLLEPLCERFDAGTLSLVELRIQLTSQLPDSTPVDITALLDQWVRLDILVPVAKSPNRFELNAQIHDFLAYLRQEHRLGLCLEIEAYLRHLERLAGYIREAFEARDGNDLARQLRLLDMRVRDVLKKLANDEQALVAVADRAKTQDRQIPLRQRYAEVLATWDEYVEPMIQLVSADGAFEQGVHRVEQVLLRLLSEQARLGQLVDDDQLLRTHARILEMQTTAQLTLRRARELLLPLREEARRHNAITRGAALALSVIRRKGIDAVPQAAMPMFTRPQSNFLGTASQVESYVFALANFQPKPAHFPKASGNRKSDGPQRSPRTAREMLDRCQAALPLPDLMQWLLEQEPEGATDELLYWFSRLSRDARFQRDRLERAQYDTLQHSVSLCSFALIAGPTAGKDSKSESHAD; this is encoded by the coding sequence ATGATCGACCCACGACGCGTACTCCGCGCCCTCGCCGAACACTGGGTGCTGCTCGAACCGCTGTGCGAGCGCTTCGACGCCGGCACCCTGAGCCTGGTGGAGCTGCGTATCCAGCTCACCAGCCAGTTGCCCGACAGCACCCCGGTGGATATCACCGCCCTGCTCGACCAGTGGGTCCGCCTGGACATCCTCGTCCCGGTGGCCAAGAGCCCCAACCGCTTCGAGCTGAACGCGCAGATCCACGACTTCCTCGCCTACCTGCGCCAGGAACACCGCCTGGGCCTGTGCCTGGAGATCGAAGCCTACCTGCGCCACCTCGAGCGCCTGGCCGGCTACATCCGCGAGGCTTTCGAGGCACGCGACGGCAACGACCTGGCCCGGCAACTGCGCCTGCTCGACATGCGCGTGCGCGACGTGCTGAAGAAGCTCGCGAACGACGAACAGGCGCTGGTCGCCGTGGCCGATCGGGCCAAGACCCAGGACCGGCAGATTCCGCTGCGCCAGCGCTACGCGGAAGTCCTGGCGACCTGGGACGAATACGTCGAACCGATGATCCAGCTGGTTTCCGCCGACGGCGCCTTCGAACAGGGCGTGCACCGTGTGGAGCAGGTACTGTTGCGCCTGCTCAGCGAACAGGCTCGCCTCGGCCAACTGGTGGATGACGACCAGTTGCTGCGCACCCACGCGCGCATCCTGGAAATGCAGACAACTGCCCAGCTCACCCTGCGCCGCGCCCGCGAACTGCTGCTGCCGCTGCGCGAGGAAGCGCGCCGGCACAACGCGATCACCCGCGGCGCCGCCCTGGCGCTGTCGGTCATCCGTCGCAAGGGCATCGACGCCGTGCCCCAGGCGGCGATGCCGATGTTCACCCGGCCGCAGAGCAACTTCCTCGGCACCGCCTCGCAGGTCGAGAGCTACGTCTTCGCCCTCGCCAACTTCCAGCCCAAGCCGGCGCACTTCCCCAAGGCCAGTGGCAATCGCAAGAGCGACGGCCCGCAGCGTTCGCCGCGCACCGCACGGGAAATGCTCGATCGCTGCCAGGCCGCACTGCCCCTGCCGGACCTGATGCAATGGTTGCTGGAGCAGGAGCCTGAAGGCGCCACCGACGAGCTGCTCTACTGGTTCTCGCGCCTTTCCCGTGATGCCCGCTTCCAGCGCGACCGCCTCGAGCGCGCGCAATACGACACTCTCCAGCACAGCGTCAGCCTGTGCTCCTTCGCCCTGATCGCCGGCCCGACCGCTGGCAAGGACAGCAAGAGCGAATCGCATGCAGATTAA
- a CDS encoding DUF6160 family protein, translated as MKTARLSSRLLAPLFLLAAAAHGEMRGLDDSEMADVSGQDGVSLSVNFNLAANTADTRCTGGCGARLAIQPLNSTGYIVLDNIKGTFSFDGMSIDMVTINNGFNGDGALFNRQAMKIGLTNASATNLQFTLGGANQGKVSGSGLQQTNLLTYQATGAVKLTGNVYVFGTP; from the coding sequence GTGAAAACTGCACGCCTTTCGAGCCGACTCCTGGCCCCCCTGTTCCTGTTGGCCGCCGCCGCCCACGGCGAGATGCGCGGCCTGGACGACAGCGAAATGGCCGATGTCAGCGGCCAGGACGGCGTCAGCCTGAGCGTCAACTTCAACCTCGCCGCCAACACCGCCGATACCCGCTGCACCGGCGGCTGCGGTGCGCGCCTGGCGATCCAGCCACTCAACAGCACCGGCTATATCGTGCTGGACAATATCAAGGGCACCTTCAGTTTCGACGGCATGTCCATCGACATGGTGACCATCAACAATGGCTTCAACGGTGACGGCGCGCTGTTCAACCGCCAGGCCATGAAGATCGGCCTGACCAACGCCAGCGCCACCAACCTGCAGTTCACGCTGGGCGGCGCCAACCAGGGCAAGGTTTCCGGCAGCGGCCTGCAGCAGACCAACCTGCTCACCTACCAGGCCACCGGTGCGGTCAAGCTCACCGGCAACGTCTACGTCTTCGGCACTCCGTAA
- a CDS encoding energy transducer TonB, whose amino-acid sequence MIEEARRRAYLGAMQVASWLPRVVLPFAAPSRPELLETPAPVVAEPIAPASVAVAREAVAPVAAPAPAAPAMPAEPGSIAARLLPKVGAAAKPAAVVKAEEPAEAEAEPAVRAPVAPPPRFALQLLRAGECTLLVELPTGEPLASRDPAYLLLKDLLRAAGLPDSPQLMGEPVRWPLFSRGNMDQGPQAAREFVQGFVAARLEEGAPCSCLWLVGMPAVRFAGEGDEESLLRELQVEGLGVAWALPGLERLAEEPTLKADLWRAMRRVRQRWMSQAPA is encoded by the coding sequence TTGATCGAAGAAGCCCGTCGCCGCGCCTACCTTGGCGCCATGCAGGTCGCCAGTTGGCTGCCGCGCGTGGTGCTGCCGTTCGCCGCTCCGTCGCGCCCGGAGTTGCTGGAAACGCCTGCGCCCGTCGTAGCCGAGCCGATTGCTCCTGCGTCCGTTGCGGTAGCTCGCGAGGCCGTCGCCCCGGTTGCCGCCCCCGCGCCTGCTGCACCGGCAATGCCTGCAGAACCCGGCTCGATCGCTGCGCGCCTGCTGCCCAAGGTCGGCGCTGCGGCCAAGCCGGCCGCTGTGGTCAAGGCCGAAGAGCCGGCCGAGGCGGAAGCCGAACCGGCTGTCCGCGCGCCGGTCGCGCCGCCGCCGCGCTTTGCTCTGCAACTGTTGCGTGCCGGTGAATGCACCTTGCTGGTCGAACTGCCCACCGGCGAGCCGCTGGCCAGCCGCGATCCAGCCTACCTGCTGCTCAAGGACCTGCTGCGCGCCGCCGGCCTGCCGGACAGCCCGCAACTGATGGGCGAGCCGGTACGCTGGCCGCTGTTCTCCCGCGGCAACATGGACCAGGGCCCGCAAGCCGCCCGCGAGTTCGTCCAGGGTTTCGTCGCCGCTCGGCTGGAGGAGGGCGCTCCGTGTTCCTGCCTGTGGCTGGTCGGCATGCCCGCCGTGCGCTTCGCCGGCGAGGGCGATGAAGAGTCCCTGCTGCGCGAGCTGCAGGTCGAAGGCCTGGGCGTAGCCTGGGCACTGCCGGGCCTCGAGCGGCTGGCCGAAGAACCCACTTTGAAAGCCGACCTCTGGCGCGCCATGCGCCGAGTGCGGCAACGCTGGATGAGTCAGGCACCTGCATGA
- the rimI gene encoding ribosomal protein S18-alanine N-acetyltransferase, giving the protein MSDAVSFRPMTEADLDAVLKIEYAAFSHPWTRGTFADGLKSYECWVMFEGSQQVGHGVIQLILDEAHLLNITVKPESQGRGLGLALLEHLMKRAHERGGVECFLEVRASNGPAYRLYERYGFNEIGRRRDYYPAVGGREDALVMACTLVD; this is encoded by the coding sequence ATGAGCGACGCTGTTTCTTTCCGCCCGATGACCGAGGCGGACCTCGATGCCGTACTCAAGATCGAATACGCCGCCTTCAGCCACCCCTGGACGCGCGGCACCTTCGCCGATGGGCTTAAAAGCTATGAATGCTGGGTGATGTTCGAAGGTTCCCAGCAGGTCGGCCACGGCGTGATCCAGCTGATCCTCGATGAAGCGCACCTGCTCAACATCACCGTCAAGCCGGAGAGCCAGGGCCGTGGCCTGGGGCTGGCGCTGCTGGAACACCTGATGAAGCGCGCCCACGAGCGAGGCGGAGTGGAATGCTTCCTCGAAGTCCGCGCCTCCAACGGTCCCGCCTATCGCCTTTACGAGCGCTACGGCTTCAATGAAATCGGTCGTCGCCGCGATTACTACCCGGCGGTCGGCGGCCGTGAAGACGCGCTGGTGATGGCCTGCACGCTGGTCGACTGA
- a CDS encoding flavin monoamine oxidase family protein: MNRSDVIVVGAGISGLTAAWRLAQAGQRVKVIEANKRVGGRTLNHRFASGEVVEVGGQWVGPTQERILSLLAELGLSTYPQWNQGDNLTLFGNRLRPYRGAIPKLPPHVLLDVLQAHVRLDRMAREIPLSDPSLHPKAELWDSLTFAEWLRRNVRTATGRKVFELMSGAVLAASPHDLSFLHVLFYIHSGTNLDTLLGVEGGAQQDRILGGSQRISEVLAERVADVITGEPVRTVRQNGSSVELITDRGTHQAARVIFAVPPTQLLRITQEPLLPSWRDQLLQRLPQGSVIKCMALYDTPFWRDKGLSGQATSEIGPVRLTFDNSVPGSGRGVLLGFIEGDEARQWNARLADERRGQVLECFARYFGEQALQPKDYVDKSWAEEPFARGCYAALFPPGLWSSGAARLREPFGRLHFAGTETATRWMGYFDGAVEAGERAAREVLGAREDHGEEDYVRHLGIA, from the coding sequence ATGAATCGCAGCGATGTGATCGTGGTGGGCGCCGGTATTTCGGGGCTGACCGCGGCCTGGCGTCTGGCGCAAGCCGGGCAACGGGTCAAAGTGATCGAAGCGAACAAGCGCGTCGGTGGGCGCACCCTCAACCATCGCTTCGCCAGCGGCGAGGTGGTCGAGGTGGGCGGCCAGTGGGTCGGCCCGACCCAGGAACGCATCCTTTCCCTGCTGGCCGAACTCGGCCTGTCGACCTATCCGCAGTGGAACCAGGGCGACAACCTGACCCTCTTCGGGAACCGCCTGAGGCCCTATCGCGGCGCTATTCCGAAACTTCCTCCCCACGTTCTGCTCGATGTCCTTCAGGCTCATGTACGCCTGGACCGCATGGCGCGGGAAATCCCCCTGAGCGACCCCAGCCTGCACCCCAAGGCCGAGCTCTGGGACAGCCTCACCTTCGCCGAATGGCTGCGGCGCAACGTGCGCACCGCCACCGGGCGCAAGGTCTTCGAGCTGATGAGCGGCGCCGTGCTTGCCGCCAGCCCCCATGACCTCTCGTTCCTCCATGTGTTGTTCTACATCCACAGCGGCACCAACCTCGACACCCTGCTGGGCGTCGAGGGCGGCGCCCAGCAGGACCGCATCCTCGGCGGCTCCCAGCGGATCAGCGAAGTGCTCGCCGAGCGTGTCGCAGACGTTATCACCGGCGAGCCGGTGCGCACCGTGCGGCAGAACGGCAGCAGCGTCGAGCTGATCACTGACCGCGGTACCCACCAGGCCGCCCGTGTCATCTTCGCTGTGCCTCCCACCCAACTGCTGCGGATTACCCAGGAGCCGCTGCTGCCCAGCTGGCGCGACCAGCTGCTGCAACGCCTGCCGCAGGGCTCGGTGATCAAGTGCATGGCGCTCTATGACACCCCGTTCTGGCGCGACAAAGGCCTCTCCGGCCAGGCCACCAGCGAGATCGGCCCGGTTCGCCTGACCTTCGACAACAGCGTCCCCGGCTCCGGGCGCGGCGTGCTGCTGGGCTTTATCGAAGGCGACGAAGCGCGCCAGTGGAACGCCCGCCTTGCCGACGAGCGCCGCGGCCAGGTGCTGGAGTGCTTCGCCCGCTACTTCGGTGAGCAGGCGCTTCAGCCGAAGGACTACGTAGACAAATCCTGGGCTGAGGAACCCTTCGCCCGGGGCTGCTATGCCGCCCTGTTCCCGCCGGGGCTTTGGAGCAGCGGCGCGGCGCGCCTGCGCGAACCCTTCGGGCGTTTGCACTTCGCCGGCACAGAAACGGCAACGCGCTGGATGGGCTATTTCGACGGGGCCGTGGAGGCCGGGGAGCGTGCGGCGCGGGAAGTGCTGGGCGCGCGGGAAGATCACGGGGAGGAAGACTATGTGCGACACCTTGGTATTGCGTAG
- a CDS encoding C69 family dipeptidase, producing MCDTLVLRSGGATWFAKNSDREPAETQRLIRLPAVSGDSAAKVRTTYLEIPQTSHRHGVILSQPAWLWGAEMGVNDKGVAIGNEAVFTRLTQRDGEALLGMDLLRLGLERGSSAREALSVITGLLERHGQGGPAGYRNKRMRYDNSYLIADRDEAWVLETAGRLWAAKKVERWAISNALTLGHDYDLASPDLETQARRFGCWNGRGDFHFARAFDGRVLPWVAGAHQRRQLNEDFLAHCPAQVDWLALVVALRSHGHRGHRLNLHDNRQICLHAGSFWRPSQTTASLIARLDGESPRLAATGTSAPCLSMFQPLGFEERAGEGLLSRETDAVEDSLWWRFETVHQRALADPGFADALRAGHGWLETELLSALDRRTLEWPRLAAEGQAWHDAWHQLALQQAPRPPRWWRLNAVH from the coding sequence ATGTGCGACACCTTGGTATTGCGTAGCGGCGGGGCCACCTGGTTCGCCAAGAACAGCGACCGCGAGCCTGCCGAAACGCAACGCCTGATCCGCCTGCCCGCTGTGAGCGGCGACAGCGCGGCCAAGGTGCGCACCACCTATCTGGAGATCCCCCAGACTTCCCATCGCCATGGCGTCATCCTCAGCCAGCCGGCCTGGCTGTGGGGTGCCGAGATGGGCGTCAACGACAAGGGCGTGGCCATCGGCAACGAAGCCGTGTTCACCAGACTGACCCAGCGCGACGGCGAAGCCTTGCTCGGCATGGACCTGCTGCGCCTGGGGCTGGAGCGCGGCAGCAGCGCCCGCGAGGCGTTGTCGGTCATCACCGGACTGCTGGAGCGCCATGGGCAGGGTGGCCCCGCCGGCTATCGCAACAAGCGCATGCGCTACGACAACAGCTACCTGATCGCCGACCGCGACGAAGCCTGGGTGCTGGAAACCGCCGGGCGTCTGTGGGCGGCGAAGAAGGTCGAGCGCTGGGCCATCTCCAACGCCCTGACCCTGGGCCATGACTACGACCTCGCCAGCCCCGACCTGGAAACCCAGGCGCGCCGCTTTGGCTGCTGGAACGGCCGCGGCGATTTCCACTTCGCCCGCGCCTTTGACGGCCGTGTGCTGCCCTGGGTCGCCGGCGCCCACCAGCGCCGCCAGCTCAACGAAGACTTCCTCGCCCACTGCCCGGCACAGGTCGACTGGCTGGCGCTGGTCGTCGCCCTGCGCAGCCACGGTCACCGCGGGCACCGCCTCAACCTGCACGACAACCGGCAGATCTGCCTGCATGCGGGCAGCTTCTGGCGCCCCTCGCAGACCACCGCCAGCCTCATCGCTCGGCTCGACGGTGAATCTCCGCGCCTGGCCGCCACGGGTACTTCTGCACCCTGCCTGTCCATGTTCCAGCCGCTGGGTTTCGAAGAGCGCGCCGGGGAAGGCCTGCTCAGCCGCGAAACCGACGCCGTGGAGGACTCGCTCTGGTGGCGCTTCGAGACCGTGCACCAGCGCGCCCTGGCCGATCCCGGTTTCGCCGATGCCTTGCGCGCCGGCCACGGCTGGCTGGAAACCGAGTTGCTCAGCGCCCTGGATCGGCGCACGCTGGAATGGCCGCGCCTCGCCGCAGAAGGCCAGGCCTGGCATGACGCCTGGCACCAGTTGGCGCTGCAGCAGGCGCCGCGCCCACCGCGCTGGTGGCGGCTCAACGCCGTGCACTGA
- the can gene encoding carbonate dehydratase, with protein MSDLQELFDNNARWAEAIKEEDPEFFAKLARQQTPEYLWIGCSDARVPSNQIVGLLPGDLFVHRNVANVVLHTDLNCLSVIQFAVDVLKVKHILVTGHYGCGGVRAALQHTQLGLIDGWLRTIRDLAYEYRDHLGQFEKEEERVDRLCELNVIQQVANVSHTSIVQNAWHRGQKLSVHGCIYGIKDGIWKDLNVTVSGLDQLPPQYRLRPLGQS; from the coding sequence ATGAGCGATCTGCAGGAACTGTTCGACAACAACGCCCGCTGGGCCGAAGCCATCAAGGAGGAGGACCCCGAGTTCTTCGCCAAACTGGCCCGCCAGCAGACTCCCGAATACCTGTGGATCGGCTGCTCCGATGCACGCGTGCCGTCGAACCAGATCGTCGGCCTGCTGCCTGGCGACCTGTTCGTCCATCGCAACGTCGCCAACGTCGTGCTGCACACCGACCTCAACTGCCTGTCGGTTATCCAGTTCGCCGTCGACGTGCTCAAGGTCAAGCACATCCTGGTCACCGGTCACTATGGTTGCGGCGGCGTGCGCGCCGCGCTGCAGCACACCCAACTCGGCCTGATCGACGGCTGGCTGCGCACCATCCGCGACCTCGCCTACGAATACCGCGACCACCTCGGCCAGTTCGAGAAGGAAGAGGAGCGCGTCGACCGCCTCTGCGAGCTCAACGTCATCCAGCAGGTGGCCAACGTCAGCCACACCAGCATCGTCCAGAACGCCTGGCACCGTGGTCAGAAGCTCTCCGTGCACGGCTGCATCTACGGGATCAAGGACGGCATCTGGAAGGACCTCAACGTCACCGTCAGCGGCCTCGACCAACTGCCGCCGCAGTACCGCCTGCGCCCGCTCGGCCAGTCTTGA
- a CDS encoding isocitrate/isopropylmalate dehydrogenase family protein, translating to MSRRLCVIPGDGIGREVVPVAVEVLRHLLPDLQVEEAEAGWDCFQRHGTSVPDTTYDSLRACGAGLFGAVSSPSHKVEGYRSAILSLRQTLALNLNLRPVRSRPVVSPRAGIDLLVLRENSEGLYSGREHWEAEGVAIAERVISRTACERLAAGAAELARLRHARRITLVHKANVLPITCGLFRDTCRDRLAEDGWSDVLDERLVDVAALQLVERPESFDLIVTTNLFGDILSDLASHWGGGLGLAPSLNLGAGNALAEPVHGSAPDIAGTGRANPLAAILSAGMLLRHYWQLPELADRIDSAVDEFLREEGSVDFAGETTRVIGQGVLERLGATSNH from the coding sequence TTGAGCCGACGCCTTTGCGTCATCCCCGGTGACGGCATCGGCCGCGAAGTCGTGCCCGTCGCCGTGGAAGTCCTGCGACACCTGCTGCCTGACCTGCAGGTAGAAGAAGCCGAAGCCGGCTGGGACTGCTTCCAGCGCCACGGCACTTCGGTGCCCGACACTACCTATGACAGCCTGCGCGCCTGCGGCGCCGGATTGTTCGGCGCCGTTTCCTCGCCCAGCCACAAGGTCGAAGGCTACCGCAGCGCCATCCTCAGCCTGCGCCAGACGCTGGCGCTGAACCTCAACCTGCGCCCCGTCCGTTCGCGCCCGGTAGTCTCGCCCCGTGCGGGCATCGACTTGCTGGTCCTGCGGGAAAACAGCGAAGGCCTCTACAGCGGCCGCGAACACTGGGAAGCCGAAGGCGTCGCCATCGCCGAACGGGTCATCAGCCGCACCGCCTGCGAACGCCTCGCCGCTGGCGCCGCTGAGCTTGCCCGCCTGCGCCACGCACGGCGCATCACCCTCGTGCACAAGGCCAACGTCCTGCCGATTACCTGCGGCCTGTTCCGCGACACCTGCCGCGACCGGTTGGCCGAAGACGGCTGGAGCGATGTGCTCGACGAACGTTTGGTCGATGTAGCCGCCCTGCAACTGGTCGAACGCCCGGAGTCTTTCGACCTGATCGTCACCACCAACCTCTTCGGCGACATCCTCTCCGACCTCGCCAGCCACTGGGGCGGCGGCCTGGGCCTTGCACCTTCGCTCAACCTGGGCGCCGGCAACGCCCTCGCCGAACCCGTCCACGGCAGCGCCCCGGACATCGCCGGCACTGGCCGCGCCAACCCTCTCGCGGCCATCCTCAGTGCCGGCATGCTGCTGAGGCATTACTGGCAACTGCCGGAGCTGGCGGATCGGATTGACTCGGCAGTGGATGAGTTTCTGCGGGAGGAGGGGAGTGTGGACTTTGCCGGGGAGACGACGCGGGTGATTGGGCAGGGTGTATTGGAGCGGTTGGGCGCAACGTCGAATCATTGA
- a CDS encoding SOS response-associated peptidase produces MCGRYVSPDEAAIERYWHIGARTPPRWLTACYNVAPTMTVPILRHGESGQLELLPARWGLIPSWWKDPAPPRLSFNARSEEAAGKPLWRHALRSSRCLMPALGWYEWNEKENLRNPAGRKVHQPYFIHCPVDPIIAIAGLWSLWMNPNGEPVLSCALLTKSAAPSIENIHHRMPVVLAPESFEEWLSTATRNEAVDDLIHHAREDFAGHRVSLRVNDTRNDEDGLLVEAE; encoded by the coding sequence ATGTGCGGACGCTACGTCAGCCCTGATGAGGCCGCTATCGAACGCTACTGGCACATCGGTGCGCGAACACCGCCGCGCTGGCTGACGGCCTGCTACAACGTCGCCCCGACCATGACCGTACCCATCCTGCGCCACGGCGAAAGCGGCCAGCTCGAACTGCTGCCTGCCCGCTGGGGTTTGATTCCCTCCTGGTGGAAGGACCCCGCTCCGCCTCGCTTATCCTTCAATGCCCGCAGCGAAGAAGCCGCCGGCAAACCCCTCTGGCGGCACGCCCTGCGCAGCAGTCGCTGCCTGATGCCCGCGCTGGGCTGGTATGAGTGGAACGAGAAGGAAAACCTGCGCAACCCGGCGGGCCGAAAAGTCCACCAACCTTACTTCATCCACTGTCCCGTCGATCCCATCATCGCAATCGCGGGCCTCTGGTCCCTGTGGATGAACCCCAACGGCGAGCCGGTTCTCTCCTGCGCCCTACTCACCAAATCCGCTGCGCCGAGCATCGAAAACATCCATCACCGTATGCCTGTGGTGCTGGCGCCGGAAAGCTTCGAGGAATGGCTGTCTACTGCCACCCGTAACGAGGCGGTCGACGATCTGATTCATCACGCGCGGGAAGACTTTGCGGGACACCGGGTTTCGTTGCGGGTAAACGACACGCGGAATGATGAGGATGGCTTGCTGGTCGAGGCTGAGTAG
- a CDS encoding metallophosphoesterase family protein, translating into MDRANNFHWMQISDFHGGLSEAKPRWPQIRQQWFDDIRAHCAKNGPIDLVVFSGDLTNRGLAAEFEYVTSELLRLWDHFGDLGFSPQLFVVPGNHDMVRPGDDSNFRFLVDSCREKKPIKNRLFNKESADSKEVHAWFENYSRFISEIKSKLPLACDVIGVLPGDCAAQIVVNGLSIGLMGLNTAWSQVEDGDYRGRIELFMDQVLPLVDELPDWSQRNNINLLVTHHPSDWFTEQACDEFENEIFLPNYFCAHLFGHMHKNLPEIRIVGGGDAKKTIQASSLFGAEKLAGGSVERTHGYYFACIDAGQSESKLWPRVIVNKDFGGWQIERQGGILKGDSDHITSSWTVKRLEEGSKKRADFRGRELSSGG; encoded by the coding sequence ATGGACAGAGCTAATAATTTTCACTGGATGCAGATCAGCGATTTTCATGGGGGACTCTCCGAAGCTAAACCTCGTTGGCCGCAAATAAGGCAGCAATGGTTTGATGATATTCGAGCTCATTGCGCTAAAAATGGGCCGATTGACTTGGTTGTTTTCTCTGGAGACTTAACTAATCGAGGATTGGCTGCGGAATTTGAGTATGTGACCTCCGAGTTGCTTCGACTATGGGATCACTTTGGGGATCTAGGATTCAGCCCGCAGCTATTTGTCGTTCCTGGTAATCACGATATGGTGAGGCCTGGCGATGATTCGAACTTTAGATTTCTTGTAGATTCGTGCCGAGAGAAAAAGCCTATAAAGAATCGGTTATTTAATAAAGAGTCTGCAGATTCAAAAGAGGTCCATGCTTGGTTTGAGAACTACTCGCGATTTATATCTGAAATTAAGTCAAAATTACCGCTCGCCTGCGATGTCATTGGTGTTTTGCCAGGTGACTGCGCCGCGCAAATCGTAGTTAATGGTCTCTCCATCGGATTGATGGGGTTAAATACCGCATGGTCTCAAGTCGAGGATGGAGATTATCGGGGGCGGATTGAGCTGTTCATGGATCAGGTTCTGCCGTTAGTTGATGAGCTGCCAGATTGGTCACAGCGAAATAATATAAATCTCTTGGTCACGCATCATCCGTCTGACTGGTTTACAGAACAAGCATGCGACGAGTTTGAAAACGAGATTTTTTTGCCAAATTATTTTTGTGCTCATCTGTTCGGGCATATGCACAAAAATCTGCCAGAAATTCGTATTGTTGGCGGGGGGGATGCTAAAAAGACTATTCAAGCTTCATCTCTTTTTGGTGCTGAGAAATTGGCGGGTGGTAGTGTTGAACGTACGCACGGATATTACTTCGCATGTATAGATGCTGGTCAGTCCGAGTCAAAGCTTTGGCCGCGTGTCATTGTAAATAAAGACTTTGGCGGCTGGCAGATAGAGCGCCAAGGGGGAATTCTAAAGGGGGATTCTGATCATATAACATCTAGTTGGACTGTAAAGCGGCTGGAAGAGGGCTCAAAAAAAAGAGCTGATTTCCGAGGGCGAGAGCTCAGCTCAGGTGGTTGA